One genomic segment of Chitinophaga parva includes these proteins:
- a CDS encoding SusC/RagA family TonB-linked outer membrane protein, with the protein MQSVANAGGMPRSVGGLFLHPFRAGSLAILTMALWMAFIHPARATGRASFTIAGTPAHRLAASLSGTVSDTTGRPLEGVTVVIKASGFTKGALTNSQGKYTIAGIPDGTYTVSFTFLGYGSTEKTIVIRNEQPAVLDLVLTVTSSQLGETVVVGYGSQKKVSMTSAVATVSSKEIENRAVPSVLNILQGEAAGLNIQQTDANPGYGSTSIDIRGNSTLSNNPVLYIVDGMAVSDLAYLNPQDIASVSVLKDASATAIYGARASGGVLLITTKRGRLNVRPKLEYDVMVGSQRPARVPKFVDAPQFVDLYNQAQLNDNPNAVVKFTPEMIQQYKSGALPSTNWQAYILSNKAIQQQHNLSVSGGGNNVDYYVSGGYLDQGGLIKNVDYKRYSTRFNINAQVSKRLKLGINSVLVKEERTQPAYGVGNALQWSYIVPVTEYPYTKEGHDRSYRGGSQPNDIMTKAGIQHENDITVNTNFTAEFKILDNLVLNGTYGYNYNSGFVSAFYNKYPLYNDNEQIVVYQNNPNSVYKANSATANPTAILTLNYDKSFGKHSLKVLAGYSQESSRYDFNSISRYGFLTNSLDQVDAGSSDPTLTSVSGNALAFSIQSLFGRINYAFDNKYLLEANMRYDGSSVFLNDRHGLFPSVSAGWIISQEKFMRSLVNTIGYLKLRASIGQVGNQIATGPINQLSNSQLYPWANTIGQGTYVLNKATSPTTYYSNSPNPNLTWEVKTTTNLGLDLTLFKNFDLSLDLFRDITTGIIRSPSVPSTYGIGAPQQNAGKMQNQGFELHLGYKNQAGAVSYHASIEFSDSRNKILNLGGTGPSYGDNPLIVGQSRWMWYGLKAVGLFQSQDEIAKSPVQNPRDQPGDIRFADINHDGKINSDDRTLLGQAVPHYRFGVNLGAAYKSFDVSVLLQGVLSNLARLTGGAQVPFFFNGDGNILRSQLDYWSPENRDARWPILRTDQSINNAQFNSWWLEKAAYMRFKNLQVGYNLQPSLLKQAHIASLRVFLGVDNLFVITSKNFPRVLDPEIPNYGDGSNYPQVRNISLGANVVF; encoded by the coding sequence ATGCAATCAGTTGCTAATGCCGGAGGCATGCCCCGTAGCGTCGGGGGGCTCTTCCTGCATCCATTCCGTGCAGGATCTTTAGCCATATTAACAATGGCCCTGTGGATGGCTTTCATCCATCCCGCCCGTGCCACTGGCAGGGCATCTTTTACTATTGCCGGCACGCCGGCACACCGGCTGGCGGCTTCCCTGAGCGGAACCGTCAGCGATACCACAGGCAGGCCGCTGGAGGGTGTTACCGTGGTAATAAAGGCCAGCGGCTTCACTAAAGGCGCGCTGACCAACAGCCAGGGTAAATACACGATTGCCGGCATTCCTGATGGCACCTACACGGTGAGCTTCACCTTCTTAGGATATGGCAGCACGGAGAAAACAATTGTCATCCGTAACGAACAACCTGCCGTGCTGGACCTGGTACTTACGGTCACTTCTTCGCAGCTGGGAGAAACGGTGGTAGTAGGATATGGCAGCCAGAAAAAAGTAAGCATGACCAGTGCCGTAGCCACCGTATCGTCTAAAGAAATAGAAAACCGTGCAGTGCCATCCGTACTGAATATCCTCCAGGGGGAAGCCGCAGGCCTGAACATACAACAGACAGATGCTAACCCGGGTTATGGAAGCACCAGCATTGATATCCGTGGCAACAGTACCTTATCTAACAATCCCGTACTGTACATCGTAGATGGCATGGCGGTCAGCGACCTGGCCTACCTGAACCCACAGGACATTGCCTCCGTGAGCGTACTGAAAGATGCTTCTGCCACGGCGATCTACGGCGCCCGCGCTTCCGGTGGCGTACTGCTGATCACTACTAAAAGAGGCCGGCTGAACGTACGTCCCAAACTGGAGTATGATGTGATGGTAGGCAGCCAGCGTCCCGCACGTGTACCCAAGTTTGTAGACGCTCCGCAATTCGTGGACCTGTACAACCAGGCCCAGTTAAATGATAACCCGAATGCCGTAGTGAAGTTCACGCCCGAAATGATCCAGCAATATAAATCCGGGGCATTACCCAGTACGAACTGGCAGGCCTATATCCTGAGCAACAAGGCCATCCAGCAGCAACACAACCTGAGCGTAAGCGGCGGCGGTAACAATGTAGATTATTACGTGAGTGGCGGCTACCTGGACCAGGGTGGCCTGATAAAAAACGTAGATTACAAACGATACAGTACCCGGTTCAATATCAATGCACAGGTGAGCAAACGCCTGAAACTGGGTATCAACTCCGTACTAGTAAAGGAAGAAAGGACACAGCCGGCCTATGGCGTCGGCAATGCACTGCAATGGTCCTACATTGTGCCGGTGACCGAATATCCCTATACAAAAGAAGGGCACGACCGCAGCTACCGGGGCGGCTCCCAGCCAAACGATATCATGACCAAGGCAGGCATCCAGCATGAGAACGATATCACGGTAAATACTAATTTCACCGCTGAATTTAAAATATTGGATAACCTGGTACTGAATGGTACGTATGGGTATAATTACAACAGCGGGTTTGTGTCTGCTTTCTATAATAAATACCCGCTTTATAACGACAATGAGCAGATCGTTGTTTACCAGAACAACCCCAATAGTGTATATAAGGCCAATTCCGCGACGGCCAATCCTACCGCCATCCTGACCTTGAATTATGATAAATCATTTGGCAAACATTCCCTGAAAGTCCTGGCGGGCTATTCCCAGGAAAGCTCCCGGTATGATTTTAACTCCATCAGCCGTTACGGATTCCTGACCAATTCACTGGACCAGGTGGATGCCGGCTCTTCCGACCCCACCCTGACCTCCGTATCTGGCAATGCGCTCGCCTTTTCCATTCAATCCCTCTTTGGCAGGATCAACTACGCATTCGACAACAAGTACCTGCTGGAAGCGAACATGCGTTATGATGGTTCTTCCGTATTCCTGAACGACCGCCACGGCCTGTTCCCCTCCGTATCCGCCGGCTGGATCATTTCACAGGAAAAATTCATGCGGTCCCTGGTGAACACCATTGGCTACCTGAAGCTGCGCGCTTCCATCGGGCAGGTGGGTAACCAGATCGCCACCGGCCCCATTAACCAGTTGAGCAATTCCCAACTTTATCCCTGGGCCAATACCATCGGGCAGGGCACCTATGTGCTGAATAAGGCTACCAGCCCAACTACCTACTACAGCAATTCACCCAACCCCAATCTCACCTGGGAAGTGAAGACCACCACGAACCTGGGCCTGGACCTGACGCTGTTTAAAAATTTCGATCTTTCCCTGGACCTGTTCCGCGATATCACTACGGGCATTATCCGCTCTCCCTCCGTGCCCTCCACCTACGGTATTGGGGCGCCACAACAGAATGCAGGTAAGATGCAAAACCAGGGCTTTGAGCTGCACCTGGGCTACAAGAACCAGGCAGGCGCCGTGAGCTACCACGCCTCTATTGAATTTTCTGATTCCAGGAACAAGATATTGAACCTGGGCGGCACAGGCCCCTCCTATGGCGACAACCCGCTGATCGTAGGCCAGTCCCGCTGGATGTGGTATGGTCTCAAAGCCGTAGGATTGTTCCAATCGCAGGACGAGATAGCCAAAAGCCCCGTCCAGAATCCACGTGACCAGCCAGGTGACATCCGGTTTGCTGACATCAACCATGACGGGAAAATCAATTCCGATGACCGTACGTTATTAGGCCAGGCAGTTCCACACTACCGTTTTGGGGTAAACCTGGGCGCTGCTTATAAATCTTTTGATGTATCTGTGTTACTGCAGGGGGTGCTAAGCAACCTGGCGCGCCTGACGGGCGGTGCGCAGGTGCCCTTCTTCTTTAATGGGGATGGTAACATCCTGCGCTCCCAGTTGGATTACTGGTCGCCGGAGAACCGGGACGCCCGCTGGCCTATCCTGAGAACGGATCAGTCTATCAATAATGCACAATTCAACAGCTGGTGGCTGGAGAAAGCAGCCTACATGCGCTTTAAGAACCTGCAAGTTGGCTATAACCTGCAGCCTTCGCTGCTTAAGCAGGCCCACATCGCGTCACTGCGTGTTTTCCTGGGTGTAGACAATCTCTTTGTGATCACCAGCAAAAATTTCCCGCGGGTGCTGGACCCGGAGATCCCGAACTATGGCGATGGTTCCAACTATCCACAAGTACGGAATATCAGCCTGGGCGCCAATGTAGTGTTCTAA
- a CDS encoding RNA polymerase sigma factor has protein sequence MKLSDKPAALWQKIREGEKEALFLLYDDLYFHLVRYGLSVHSDSDLVKDCVGQLFLKLWDRHQTLNAVGNVQSYLFTTLRRLIINALDAESKVRNMKTEEGEEASYEQIIIAREKDEELKKNLQSALQALSPRQMELIRLKFFEDLSYEEIAHVSAQNVKTSYNTIYEAIKTLRLKLKV, from the coding sequence ATGAAATTGTCAGACAAGCCGGCTGCATTATGGCAGAAAATACGGGAAGGCGAGAAGGAGGCGTTGTTTTTACTCTACGATGATCTCTATTTTCACCTGGTGCGTTATGGCTTATCCGTACACAGTGACAGTGACCTGGTGAAGGATTGCGTAGGCCAGTTATTCCTTAAATTGTGGGACCGCCACCAAACACTGAATGCTGTCGGGAATGTACAGTCTTACCTGTTTACCACACTGAGGAGATTGATTATCAATGCATTGGATGCTGAGAGTAAGGTCCGTAACATGAAAACAGAAGAAGGCGAAGAAGCTTCCTATGAACAAATTATTATTGCCCGCGAGAAAGATGAGGAACTGAAAAAGAACCTGCAATCAGCCCTGCAGGCCTTATCCCCCAGACAGATGGAGCTGATCCGGCTCAAATTCTTTGAAGATCTGTCTTATGAAGAAATTGCCCATGTAAGCGCGCAGAACGTAAAGACCTCGTATAATACTATCTATGAAGCCATTAAGACACTTCGCTTAAAGCTGAAGGTGTAA
- a CDS encoding FecR family protein, whose product MLNRPAPARVVKFKGKKILHYAAAVAVLITAGALTYFQYTKKQSWSLTKYEYHTTAGSRQTIMLPDGSVVMLNTNSHLYIGKDLRTVTLNGEAFFDIRHDAVHPFLVHTKDYNIRVLGTSFNVRAYAGARRTETDLITGKVEIVPATKEKVVLRPNEKFILAPAATAPVKGTIAHLDVDTLTHHATETSWARNRMDVHDETLAAIAQKLEAWYGIRIIFASEKARQYRYTASFNDETVFRALQYLKQSYPFSYKVEGDLIIISES is encoded by the coding sequence ATGTTAAACAGGCCGGCACCCGCACGGGTTGTTAAGTTCAAAGGGAAGAAGATCCTGCACTATGCCGCCGCCGTGGCGGTGCTGATCACTGCAGGGGCCCTTACCTATTTCCAATATACTAAAAAGCAATCCTGGTCCCTTACCAAGTACGAGTATCACACTACAGCAGGTAGCAGGCAAACCATCATGCTGCCGGATGGAAGCGTTGTCATGCTAAATACAAACAGCCATCTCTACATCGGTAAAGACCTGAGAACAGTAACGCTCAACGGGGAGGCGTTCTTTGATATCAGGCACGATGCCGTACATCCATTCCTTGTCCACACCAAAGATTATAATATCCGGGTGCTGGGTACTTCCTTTAATGTAAGGGCTTACGCAGGCGCCAGGAGAACGGAAACAGATCTGATAACGGGTAAAGTGGAGATCGTACCCGCTACAAAGGAGAAAGTAGTACTGCGACCAAACGAGAAATTTATTTTAGCGCCAGCAGCCACTGCGCCGGTGAAAGGAACGATCGCCCACCTGGATGTAGACACGCTGACCCACCATGCCACAGAAACATCCTGGGCGCGTAACCGGATGGATGTCCATGATGAAACATTAGCAGCAATAGCGCAAAAGCTGGAAGCCTGGTATGGGATCAGGATCATTTTTGCCAGCGAAAAGGCCAGGCAGTACAGGTACACAGCCAGTTTTAACGACGAAACTGTTTTCAGGGCTCTGCAGTATTTAAAACAGTCCTATCCCTTTTCTTACAAAGTAGAAGGAGATTTAATCATCATTAGCGAAAGCTGA
- a CDS encoding TonB-dependent receptor encodes MKGYLPLPGRSMRSGARILLSSLFLLLSVSRSYGQNKTSANITLDADKTAIVTVLQQVQQQGHFRFIYNNDLLDDKRVITVHLKNATLKQLMDIILKNTGLIFEEKDNGTVVLKQAVAVQKVVGKLSGVVRDSSGMPLPGVSVTVKGKPNIGTTTDMNGGFFLETPGKDAVLVFSMVGYTPREQVLADQSAIDIRLMVSPYHLDEAVVVAFGKQKKADVVGSVTTINPSELKVPSSNLTTALAGRVSGLIAYQRSGEPGADNASFFIRGVTTFGYKKDPLILIDGVEVTTTDLARLQVDDIANFSILKDATATALYGARGANGVILIATKQGKEGRPTYSVRFENSLSEPTQNIKLADPVTYMKLADEATLTRNPLGITPYSQEKIDNTIAGTNKYAYPATDWMKMLFKDYTMNQRADANVSGGASVARYYVSASFSQDNGVLKVPRLNNFNNNIDLKTYSIRSNVDVNLTRTTLLTTRVSGSFSDYTGPIAGGTAVYNEIMHSNPVMFPAYYEPDAANAFTHHILFGNAGAGTYANPYADMVKGYKQYNTSTVNAQAELRQQLDFLTQGLSFNAMANTSRYAYYDISRSYTPFYYSLGSYDKATGDYTLNALNPDAGTEYLSYPANGGTRLITTSVYFQGILNYNRAFKKHGISGSLVYQAQNSVSGDFTSLETSLPSRNLGLSGRATYNYDQRYYAEFNFGYNGSERFDIKHRFGFFPSAGIAWNVSNEKFWDNGLRNTITNLKLRATYGLVGNDAIGSAQDRFFYMSQVNMTDGSKAASFGSNVGSMYTRNGITVLRYANPDITWEVAHETNVGFDMSLWNKLNVTLDAYRTYRSNILMVRASIPTTMGLSDIPSANIGAATSKGIDASVDYNVTVNKNWWIQGRANFTLAQSRYDKYEEPAYTDEPWLSRKGYSLSQTWGYVAERLFIDDKDVANSPMQTFGTYGAGDIKYRDINGDGQITALDKVPIGFPTDPEMVYGFGVSVGYRSFDVSAFFQGQSRSSFILNSTTTAPFAGDNALLKAYADHHWSEDNRDIYALWPRLSPDVNVNDAQPSTWWVRNGKFLRLKQLEIGYSLPKSLMDRFHMKSFRFYLNGSNLFNLSTFKLWDIEMAGNGLGYPLQRVVNLGLQTSF; translated from the coding sequence ATGAAGGGGTACTTACCGCTTCCCGGACGAAGTATGCGTTCGGGTGCCAGGATCTTATTGTCATCACTTTTCCTTTTGCTTTCCGTGTCGCGGAGTTATGGCCAGAACAAGACAAGCGCCAACATTACGCTGGATGCGGATAAAACGGCTATCGTAACTGTATTGCAGCAGGTGCAGCAACAAGGGCACTTCCGTTTTATTTATAACAATGATCTGCTGGATGACAAGCGTGTGATCACTGTGCATCTGAAGAATGCCACGCTAAAGCAACTCATGGACATCATACTGAAAAACACCGGGCTCATTTTCGAAGAAAAGGATAATGGTACCGTAGTGCTAAAGCAGGCTGTGGCCGTACAAAAGGTAGTTGGCAAGCTCAGTGGCGTTGTAAGAGATAGCAGTGGTATGCCATTGCCTGGTGTATCCGTTACTGTTAAAGGGAAGCCTAACATCGGTACCACTACGGATATGAATGGTGGTTTCTTCCTGGAGACGCCCGGTAAGGATGCCGTGCTGGTTTTTAGTATGGTGGGCTATACACCGCGTGAGCAGGTATTGGCAGACCAGAGCGCTATCGATATCCGGTTGATGGTATCACCCTATCACCTCGATGAAGCGGTAGTGGTAGCTTTTGGCAAACAGAAAAAGGCGGATGTGGTGGGATCCGTAACGACTATCAATCCTTCTGAATTGAAGGTGCCTTCCAGTAACTTAACCACGGCGCTGGCGGGCCGTGTAAGCGGACTAATAGCTTATCAACGTTCCGGCGAACCTGGCGCAGACAATGCCAGTTTTTTTATCAGGGGGGTCACCACTTTCGGGTATAAAAAAGACCCGCTCATCCTTATAGACGGGGTAGAGGTAACCACCACAGACCTGGCCCGTTTGCAGGTGGATGATATTGCCAATTTTTCCATTCTGAAAGATGCTACTGCTACCGCGCTATATGGTGCGCGCGGTGCCAATGGGGTGATCCTGATCGCTACGAAACAAGGGAAGGAAGGCCGCCCTACCTATTCCGTGAGGTTTGAAAATTCCCTGTCGGAGCCCACACAGAATATTAAGCTGGCAGACCCGGTTACTTACATGAAACTGGCGGATGAGGCTACGCTCACCCGCAATCCCCTTGGCATTACGCCCTACAGCCAGGAAAAAATAGACAACACCATTGCCGGTACCAACAAGTATGCCTACCCGGCTACAGACTGGATGAAGATGCTATTCAAAGATTATACAATGAACCAGCGCGCAGACGCTAACGTGAGTGGCGGCGCTTCTGTAGCAAGATATTATGTATCTGCTTCATTTTCGCAGGACAATGGGGTGCTGAAAGTACCCAGGCTGAATAACTTCAATAACAATATCGATCTTAAGACTTACTCCATCCGTTCCAATGTGGATGTAAATCTTACCCGTACCACTTTACTTACCACCCGGGTATCCGGTTCTTTTTCTGACTATACAGGGCCTATAGCCGGCGGCACTGCGGTGTACAACGAGATCATGCATTCCAACCCGGTAATGTTTCCTGCTTATTACGAACCGGATGCAGCCAATGCATTTACCCATCATATTCTCTTTGGGAATGCGGGTGCGGGTACTTATGCAAATCCCTATGCAGACATGGTAAAAGGCTATAAGCAGTACAATACATCTACAGTGAATGCCCAGGCTGAGTTGCGCCAGCAACTCGATTTTCTTACACAGGGGCTGTCATTCAATGCCATGGCTAATACCAGCCGCTATGCCTACTACGATATTTCCCGTTCTTATACCCCCTTCTATTACAGCCTTGGGAGTTATGATAAGGCCACCGGCGATTATACGTTGAATGCGCTGAATCCTGATGCCGGCACGGAATACCTAAGCTATCCGGCCAATGGTGGTACAAGGCTGATCACTACTTCCGTATACTTCCAGGGTATCCTGAATTATAACCGCGCATTCAAGAAACATGGGATAAGCGGAAGCCTGGTGTACCAGGCGCAGAACAGTGTATCGGGTGATTTTACCAGCCTGGAAACCTCGTTGCCTTCGCGTAACCTGGGGCTTTCCGGCAGGGCTACATATAACTATGATCAACGCTACTACGCAGAATTTAACTTTGGTTATAACGGCTCCGAACGGTTTGATATAAAACACCGTTTTGGTTTTTTCCCTTCCGCGGGTATCGCCTGGAATGTATCAAATGAAAAGTTCTGGGATAATGGCCTGCGCAATACCATTACCAACCTGAAACTCAGGGCTACTTATGGCCTGGTAGGAAATGACGCTATTGGCAGCGCCCAGGATCGCTTCTTTTACATGTCGCAGGTAAACATGACGGATGGCAGTAAAGCGGCTTCTTTTGGCTCCAATGTGGGCTCCATGTACACCCGGAACGGTATTACGGTGCTGCGTTATGCCAATCCCGATATTACCTGGGAAGTGGCGCATGAGACCAATGTAGGTTTTGACATGAGCCTCTGGAATAAATTGAATGTAACACTGGACGCTTACCGCACCTACCGCTCCAATATCCTGATGGTACGCGCTTCCATTCCTACTACAATGGGGCTGTCTGACATACCCAGTGCCAATATTGGTGCCGCTACTTCCAAAGGCATAGATGCATCGGTGGATTATAATGTTACCGTTAATAAGAACTGGTGGATACAGGGCCGGGCTAATTTTACCCTGGCGCAGAGCAGGTACGATAAATATGAAGAACCGGCTTATACGGATGAGCCCTGGCTTTCCAGGAAGGGCTATTCTTTGTCGCAAACCTGGGGTTATGTGGCGGAGCGTCTGTTCATAGATGATAAAGATGTGGCAAACTCACCCATGCAAACTTTTGGTACTTATGGCGCCGGTGATATCAAATACCGTGACATCAACGGGGATGGGCAGATCACCGCACTGGACAAAGTGCCCATTGGCTTTCCAACCGACCCGGAAATGGTGTATGGTTTTGGAGTGTCCGTAGGGTACAGATCCTTTGACGTTTCTGCTTTTTTCCAGGGGCAATCCAGGTCTTCCTTTATCCTGAACTCCACCACCACCGCACCTTTTGCGGGCGATAATGCCTTGTTGAAGGCGTATGCGGATCATCACTGGTCCGAAGATAACCGTGATATCTATGCATTGTGGCCAAGGCTTAGCCCGGATGTAAATGTAAACGATGCACAACCCAGCACATGGTGGGTACGCAATGGCAAGTTCCTTCGCCTGAAACAGCTGGAGATCGGTTATTCCCTGCCCAAAAGCCTGATGGACCGGTTCCATATGAAATCATTCCGTTTTTACCTGAACGGCAGCAACCTTTTCAATCTCTCCACTTTCAAATTATGGGATATAGAAATGGCTGGGAATGGCCTGGGATATCCCCTGCAACGAGTGGTGAACCTCGGGCTGCAGACATCGTTCTAA
- a CDS encoding RagB/SusD family nutrient uptake outer membrane protein has translation MATIDYAFRQRSTAEQYLFTCYSYMPKHGDVLSNPAFLAGDEMWFYYPYAVRGFTLDMSSHEIARGNQSVTAPLVSYWDGTNGARSLFAGIRDCNIFLENINSVPGMEQYEKDQWAAEAVFLKAYYHYWLLRLYGPIPIVDKNLPINATQDQVQVERQTVDSCFNYVVHTLDGAIMNLPDQIQDAATQAGRITKTIAKAVKAEVLVTAASPLFNGNTSYTSFKSKSGVPFFNAAIDPQKWVKAMNACREAIELATSQGYRLNHFNPALAVNLPVDLQVEMDVRTAVTDNFNPEVIWANTNSLASLIQSMAQPRINATNAANVSPWSISSVPLNIVNTFYSKNGVPVNQDKTLDFITRGAQTRVATSADMYHIQPNYTSAAINFDREPRFYADLGFDGSILFGNGNQTLTALNHLEARQGQYAGWSGDPSHYNITGYWPVKLVNYLNTFPTTTTYSSTSYAWPVMRLADLYLMYAETINEVSGPVPDAFRWIDSVRARAGIPSVQDAWTNYANNPGAFASQAGLRQIIHQEREIEFAFEGQRFWDLRRWKEADKTWQEPIQGWNIGQSDIAAYYQMTTLYNRTFQLRDYFWPIAESDLLVNKNLVQNPGW, from the coding sequence GTGGCTACGATCGATTATGCTTTCCGGCAGCGATCTACTGCAGAACAATACCTTTTCACCTGTTATTCCTATATGCCTAAACATGGTGATGTGCTTTCTAACCCGGCATTCCTTGCGGGTGATGAAATGTGGTTCTATTATCCTTATGCAGTGCGTGGTTTTACCCTCGACATGTCTTCCCATGAAATTGCCCGTGGTAACCAGAGTGTTACTGCTCCGCTGGTGAGCTATTGGGATGGGACGAACGGCGCCAGGTCGCTTTTTGCGGGCATCCGTGACTGTAACATCTTCCTGGAAAACATTAACAGTGTGCCGGGCATGGAGCAATATGAAAAAGACCAATGGGCAGCAGAGGCTGTTTTCCTGAAGGCTTATTATCATTACTGGTTGCTGCGGTTGTATGGTCCCATTCCCATCGTGGACAAGAACCTGCCTATCAACGCTACACAGGACCAGGTGCAGGTGGAGCGGCAAACGGTTGATTCCTGCTTTAACTATGTGGTGCATACCCTGGATGGCGCCATCATGAACCTGCCGGACCAGATCCAGGACGCAGCTACCCAGGCGGGCCGTATCACAAAGACCATTGCAAAGGCCGTGAAGGCAGAGGTACTGGTGACTGCAGCCAGCCCATTGTTCAATGGTAATACTTCTTATACCAGCTTTAAAAGCAAATCCGGTGTGCCTTTTTTCAATGCTGCCATAGACCCCCAGAAGTGGGTAAAAGCAATGAATGCCTGCCGTGAAGCCATAGAACTGGCCACCAGCCAGGGCTACAGGCTGAATCACTTTAACCCTGCCCTTGCCGTGAATCTTCCTGTGGACCTGCAGGTGGAAATGGATGTGAGAACGGCGGTTACTGATAACTTTAATCCCGAAGTGATCTGGGCTAATACAAACAGTTTGGCCAGCCTGATACAAAGCATGGCCCAGCCCAGGATCAATGCCACGAACGCGGCCAACGTGAGCCCCTGGAGTATCTCATCTGTGCCGCTCAACATTGTGAACACCTTCTACAGCAAGAATGGTGTGCCGGTGAACCAGGATAAAACACTGGACTTCATTACCCGGGGCGCACAGACCCGCGTGGCCACCAGTGCTGACATGTATCATATCCAGCCAAACTATACTTCTGCCGCGATCAACTTTGACCGGGAGCCGCGTTTCTATGCAGACCTCGGCTTTGATGGTTCCATTCTTTTTGGGAATGGTAACCAGACGCTGACGGCCCTGAACCACCTGGAAGCCCGGCAGGGACAATATGCCGGCTGGAGCGGGGATCCTTCCCATTATAACATTACCGGTTACTGGCCGGTGAAACTGGTGAACTATCTGAACACTTTTCCCACCACGACTACCTATTCCAGCACTTCCTATGCCTGGCCGGTAATGCGGCTTGCAGACCTTTACCTGATGTACGCAGAAACGATCAATGAAGTGAGCGGCCCTGTTCCCGATGCATTTAGATGGATAGACTCCGTGCGCGCAAGGGCTGGTATTCCATCTGTGCAGGATGCCTGGACCAACTATGCCAATAATCCCGGTGCTTTTGCCAGCCAGGCGGGCCTCCGGCAGATCATCCACCAGGAAAGGGAAATTGAGTTTGCATTTGAGGGACAACGTTTCTGGGACCTGAGGAGATGGAAAGAAGCCGATAAAACATGGCAGGAACCTATACAGGGCTGGAACATTGGCCAATCGGACATTGCTGCTTATTACCAGATGACAACCCTGTACAACCGCACCTTCCAGCTGCGGGATTATTTTTGGCCTATTGCAGAGTCGGACCTGCTTGTTAATAAAAATCTTGTTCAAAATCCAGGGTGGTAA
- a CDS encoding DUF5000 domain-containing lipoprotein produces MFLHKRQLHMIFAALGLLLAACKEEKIGPLPHTGSGIPLQVDHLQVENIHGGANITYVVPEDPNLLYVEAEWTDKGVNRNTKASYYSDTLHLEGFGDTSMHTVTIYSVNKNDQKSAAQTISIKPLTPPVWEVFKTLTVRPDFGGINVGFENDTHADIVISVLTNDSIGKLGVANALYTRLQRDSFSTRGYDSTARVFGLFVKDRWNNHSDTLFTTQKPLFELQLNKSLFKEVNPYPGDINNNLYSTAYPMSKIWDGNTGTIYVTASTLVLPESFTINLGVTAKFSRIKFNQRQSTAFYFASGSPRVFQIYGSNSPAADGNWDSWTLLQTCTSVKPSGLPLGTLSNDDISYAAAGEDYNFPIDAGAYRYLRFKILNTWGNSGGVTFSEITLWGAY; encoded by the coding sequence ATGTTCTTACATAAAAGACAACTGCATATGATCTTTGCGGCGCTTGGCCTGCTGCTGGCTGCCTGTAAGGAAGAAAAAATAGGCCCACTGCCACATACGGGCTCCGGTATACCCCTGCAGGTGGATCACCTGCAGGTAGAAAATATACATGGAGGGGCTAACATCACCTATGTGGTACCTGAGGACCCCAATCTGCTATATGTGGAGGCAGAGTGGACTGATAAGGGTGTGAATCGCAACACCAAAGCTTCTTACTATTCGGATACCCTGCACCTGGAGGGCTTTGGTGACACTTCCATGCACACGGTGACCATTTATTCTGTAAACAAGAATGATCAGAAATCTGCCGCGCAGACCATCAGCATCAAGCCTCTCACACCGCCGGTTTGGGAAGTCTTTAAAACATTGACCGTACGGCCGGATTTTGGGGGCATCAACGTGGGCTTTGAGAACGATACGCATGCGGACATCGTGATCTCGGTGCTTACCAATGACTCTATTGGTAAACTTGGCGTGGCCAATGCCCTGTACACAAGGCTGCAACGCGATTCCTTTTCCACCCGCGGCTATGATTCCACAGCGCGGGTTTTCGGCCTGTTTGTAAAAGACCGCTGGAACAATCATTCAGACACGCTTTTTACTACACAGAAACCGCTCTTTGAACTACAGTTGAATAAAAGCTTGTTTAAAGAAGTGAACCCCTACCCGGGTGATATCAACAACAATCTTTATTCTACTGCGTATCCCATGTCCAAAATATGGGATGGTAACACCGGTACCATTTATGTAACGGCATCCACACTGGTGCTGCCCGAGAGTTTTACGATCAACCTCGGCGTGACGGCCAAGTTTAGCCGTATAAAGTTCAATCAGCGCCAGAGTACGGCCTTCTATTTTGCCTCCGGTTCACCAAGGGTGTTCCAGATCTATGGCTCCAATAGTCCTGCCGCGGATGGAAACTGGGATAGCTGGACGCTGCTGCAAACCTGTACTTCTGTGAAGCCTTCGGGATTGCCACTGGGTACGCTCTCGAACGATGACATCTCGTATGCTGCTGCCGGGGAAGATTATAATTTTCCCATCGATGCGGGTGCCTACCGCTACTTGCGTTTTAAGATCCTGAACACCTGGGGTAATTCCGGTGGGGTCACATTTTCTGAAATAACGCTCTGGGGAGCATATTAA